In Leptospira congkakensis, one DNA window encodes the following:
- a CDS encoding acyl-CoA dehydrogenase family protein gives MTATAVKLEKSQAEKALSAQAALLNDVTKRLAQKNSDNGKVSVSKMDKTQHVFYQLAWMTAQQRVAENFIVYAWDASKGTGELEQKMALTFVAETVTNIRSELAARPAEYELTYQELFSKLFSDEINAYVEAASKMENYEAIVDKIVDLGHFGAYGLSEDHENFRGIFKDFAENVVVPQAEHVHRHDDLIPAEIINGLKDMGCFGLCIPEKFGGIQPDDRPDNISMLVVTEELSRGSLGAAGSLITRPEIMSKALLKGGTDEQKNKWLPLLASGEKFAGIMVTEPNYGSDVAGVSVTAKEANGGFVINGVKTWCTFAGYANLLLILCRTESDPNLKHKGLSIILAEKPSFDGHEFSYKQEGGGTIQGKAIGTIGYRGMHSYEVSFEDYFVPKENLLGGDAGRGKGFYFQMEGFAGGRIQTAARANGVMQAALEAALRYSQERKVFAKPIYDYTLTKFKIAKMAMIVQATRQYTNYVATLLDNHKGQMEATLVKLYASKIAEWVTREAMQIHGGMGYAEEYPVSRYFVDARVFSIFEGAEEVMALRVVAKDLLDQALAS, from the coding sequence ATGACCGCAACGGCAGTGAAACTCGAAAAATCCCAGGCGGAGAAGGCTCTTAGTGCCCAAGCCGCCCTCCTCAATGATGTAACCAAACGACTAGCTCAGAAAAATTCCGATAACGGCAAAGTATCCGTAAGCAAAATGGACAAAACACAACATGTGTTTTACCAATTGGCTTGGATGACGGCTCAACAACGTGTTGCTGAGAACTTTATCGTTTATGCTTGGGATGCTTCCAAGGGAACTGGCGAATTGGAACAAAAAATGGCTCTTACTTTTGTGGCCGAAACTGTTACTAACATTCGTTCTGAACTCGCAGCTCGCCCAGCTGAATATGAACTGACTTACCAAGAACTATTCTCCAAACTTTTTTCTGATGAGATCAATGCTTATGTAGAAGCAGCATCAAAAATGGAAAACTATGAAGCAATTGTAGACAAGATCGTTGATCTTGGACACTTCGGTGCTTACGGTCTTTCCGAAGATCACGAGAACTTTCGTGGAATCTTTAAAGATTTCGCTGAAAACGTAGTGGTTCCTCAAGCAGAACATGTCCATAGACATGACGATTTGATTCCGGCTGAAATCATCAATGGATTAAAAGACATGGGTTGTTTCGGACTTTGTATTCCCGAAAAATTTGGTGGTATCCAACCAGATGATCGTCCGGACAACATTTCCATGTTAGTGGTAACGGAAGAACTTTCTCGTGGATCACTCGGTGCTGCAGGATCACTCATCACAAGACCAGAAATTATGTCCAAGGCTCTCCTCAAAGGGGGAACGGATGAACAAAAAAACAAATGGTTACCACTTCTTGCATCCGGTGAAAAATTCGCTGGGATCATGGTAACAGAACCTAACTACGGTTCCGATGTTGCTGGTGTATCTGTAACAGCGAAAGAAGCAAACGGTGGATTTGTCATCAATGGTGTAAAAACCTGGTGCACATTCGCAGGTTATGCGAATCTTCTTCTTATCCTTTGCAGAACAGAATCTGATCCAAACCTCAAACACAAAGGTCTTTCGATCATTTTAGCTGAAAAACCATCTTTTGATGGTCATGAGTTCAGTTACAAACAAGAAGGTGGTGGAACAATCCAAGGGAAAGCAATCGGAACTATTGGTTACCGAGGAATGCACTCTTACGAAGTATCTTTCGAAGATTACTTTGTTCCAAAAGAAAACCTTCTTGGTGGTGATGCTGGACGTGGTAAAGGATTCTATTTCCAAATGGAAGGATTTGCTGGTGGACGTATCCAAACAGCAGCTCGTGCCAATGGTGTGATGCAAGCCGCTCTTGAAGCTGCTCTTCGTTATTCCCAAGAACGTAAAGTATTCGCAAAACCAATTTACGATTATACTTTAACTAAGTTCAAAATTGCGAAGATGGCAATGATTGTACAAGCAACTCGCCAATACACAAACTATGTAGCAACACTACTCGATAACCACAAAGGCCAAATGGAAGCAACACTTGTTAAGTTGTATGCATCCAAAATTGCTGAGTGGGTGACTCGTGAAGCAATGCAAATTCATGGTGGTATGGGTTATGCAGAAGAGTATCCAGTATCAAGATATTTTGTTGATGCTCGTGTATTCTCTATTTTTGAAGGTGCGGAAGAAGTAATGGCTCTTCGTGTAGTTGCGAAAGACTTACTTGACCAAGCATTAGCTTCTTAA
- a CDS encoding bleomycin resistance protein, giving the protein MIKKSIPQLPSLDLQKSQKFYEENLGFKTLKEYDDIYLLEKDGFELHLWLCDDPSIPQNSSVYYHVESIDSMYADYKNKGIVHKNAHIMDKPWGMREFYVVDLDGNLLKFGQNINI; this is encoded by the coding sequence ATGATCAAAAAATCAATTCCTCAACTCCCATCTTTAGATCTGCAAAAGTCCCAAAAATTTTATGAAGAGAACTTAGGATTTAAAACTCTAAAAGAATATGATGATATTTATTTATTGGAAAAGGATGGATTTGAACTTCATTTATGGTTATGCGATGATCCATCCATCCCACAAAACTCTAGTGTTTACTACCATGTAGAATCTATAGATTCCATGTATGCCGATTACAAAAACAAAGGAATTGTCCATAAAAATGCTCACATTATGGATAAACCTTGGGGAATGAGGGAGTTTTATGTTGTCGATTTAGATGGCAATTTATTAAAATTTGGACAGAATATAAACATATAA
- a CDS encoding crossover junction endodeoxyribonuclease RuvC, which produces MKIIGIDPGSHRVGYAILSFPEGLRRNPELLTYGTIEVAPKTPSPDNLIQIRKELMEILTEFQPEAAAVEELFFVQNTTTGMKVSESRGVILLSLGEEKIPVVSLTATQIKKGISAKGNATKKEVRAAIQMILGFKDLKGHDDSWDAIACAFVGRSLV; this is translated from the coding sequence TTGAAAATCATCGGCATTGACCCTGGCTCCCACCGTGTGGGGTACGCAATTTTGTCCTTTCCCGAAGGATTGCGCCGGAACCCCGAACTTTTAACTTACGGAACCATTGAAGTGGCTCCGAAAACTCCTTCTCCCGACAATTTGATCCAAATCCGAAAGGAACTAATGGAGATCCTCACTGAATTCCAACCCGAAGCTGCGGCCGTGGAAGAACTGTTCTTTGTTCAGAACACAACGACCGGAATGAAGGTTTCGGAATCTCGTGGGGTCATTTTACTTTCGCTCGGTGAAGAAAAAATACCTGTAGTCTCTCTTACCGCCACTCAGATCAAAAAAGGAATCTCTGCCAAAGGGAACGCTACCAAAAAGGAAGTTCGGGCAGCGATCCAAATGATTTTGGGATTTAAAGATCTAAAAGGCCACGACGACTCTTGGGATGCCATCGCTTGTGCCTTTGTGGGTCGCTCTTTAGTTTGA
- a CDS encoding SDR family oxidoreductase — MQLNGNTILITGGTSGIGLALAKRLSDLGNQILVCGTNEKKMEEIRKSYPSWGTYLFDISRPEEREKLFEKTTKDFPELNVLFNNAGMQRYPKLGEVEPWADLGKEIDLNFGAPIHLSMLFAKHLFAKKNAAILNTTSGLSHIPLAYAPVYSATKAALHSFTLTLRFQFRNQPIEVIEVSPPMVDTDLGIPNTHTAGLNLDEYADTVMEGLRNGDLEITTGFSTVSANASREQKNELFLSMNQARSSSN, encoded by the coding sequence ATGCAATTGAACGGAAATACAATCCTCATCACTGGGGGAACGAGTGGGATCGGTCTTGCTCTCGCGAAACGACTCTCTGATTTAGGAAATCAGATTTTAGTCTGCGGAACCAATGAAAAGAAAATGGAAGAGATTCGGAAATCTTATCCTAGTTGGGGGACTTACCTATTTGATATCTCTCGCCCTGAAGAGAGGGAAAAGTTGTTTGAAAAAACCACAAAAGATTTTCCAGAACTGAATGTATTATTCAACAACGCGGGTATGCAAAGGTATCCTAAACTGGGTGAAGTAGAACCTTGGGCAGATTTGGGAAAGGAAATCGATTTAAATTTTGGAGCTCCCATCCATCTTTCGATGTTATTCGCTAAACACCTGTTTGCAAAGAAAAATGCAGCGATTTTGAATACTACTTCTGGATTGTCACATATCCCTTTGGCTTATGCCCCAGTTTATAGTGCTACCAAAGCGGCTTTACATTCTTTCACATTGACTTTACGATTCCAATTTCGTAACCAACCCATTGAAGTGATTGAAGTTTCTCCACCGATGGTAGATACAGATTTAGGAATCCCTAACACACATACGGCGGGACTGAACTTAGACGAATATGCAGATACTGTGATGGAAGGATTACGAAATGGAGATTTAGAAATCACTACTGGTTTTTCTACCGTCTCCGCCAATGCTAGTCGGGAACAAAAGAATGAACTCTTTTTGTCTATGAACCAAGCAAGGAGTTCCTCAAACTAA
- a CDS encoding serine hydrolase, translating to MKSNFFIILVSLLQLYLFANCQKSVSTDKGAQSILTAGIFGSCFSMDTCFDQYAKTTDEGASFQVFDGSGNRIYARQSILDYNTYRPIASGSKWVTAITAMRAIDCNANSGTYAGCGTVTTGTCATGGTLSLSRTTGEILGWTGTKGTITLRQLLSFTSGLNAGGSSGSGQASCISTLPVGATGTQKDTCVNEIRDQSTGTPGALFQYNSNHMAVAQRMLEVSCGKTWNTIFTQLIVTPLGWDVNQAVWSGNIRSTEATDGSLSGAFGLSISPEHYARMLNALLTNGTAKNASGANIANFLSTTSVTEILADQYQGAKIGYSQFSAFGYKWQYGLGNWRFCTNTEIPAECDKDLISHSIGINGFYPWVDKNRSYMAILAVNNIGRKNGLSLLPASSTSLFFAETVRPLIHLQIGK from the coding sequence ATGAAATCTAATTTTTTTATAATTTTAGTATCTCTTCTACAGCTTTATCTTTTTGCGAATTGCCAAAAATCAGTTTCAACAGATAAGGGAGCACAATCTATACTTACCGCAGGAATCTTTGGATCCTGTTTTAGTATGGATACTTGTTTTGATCAATATGCTAAAACCACAGACGAAGGTGCTAGTTTCCAGGTTTTTGATGGGTCAGGTAACAGGATTTATGCGAGACAATCTATATTAGATTATAATACTTACCGTCCCATTGCTTCTGGATCCAAATGGGTCACTGCAATTACCGCCATGCGTGCGATTGATTGTAATGCCAATAGTGGAACCTATGCTGGATGTGGAACCGTGACAACAGGGACTTGTGCGACAGGAGGGACTTTATCCTTAAGTCGAACCACTGGTGAAATTCTTGGATGGACTGGGACCAAAGGTACCATCACTCTTCGCCAATTATTATCTTTTACTTCAGGTCTTAACGCTGGTGGATCAAGCGGATCAGGGCAAGCCAGTTGTATTTCTACCTTACCCGTCGGTGCCACAGGTACACAAAAAGATACCTGTGTGAATGAAATCCGGGACCAATCCACAGGAACACCGGGAGCTTTATTCCAATACAATTCCAATCACATGGCAGTTGCACAACGTATGTTAGAGGTATCTTGTGGAAAAACTTGGAATACAATTTTCACACAACTCATTGTCACTCCTTTGGGATGGGATGTTAACCAAGCTGTTTGGAGTGGTAACATTCGTTCTACTGAAGCCACTGATGGAAGTTTGTCTGGAGCCTTTGGTCTTTCTATCTCACCAGAACATTATGCTAGAATGTTAAATGCACTTCTGACCAATGGAACAGCAAAAAATGCATCAGGTGCAAACATTGCTAACTTTCTTTCCACAACTTCGGTGACTGAAATTTTAGCAGACCAATACCAAGGTGCGAAGATTGGATATTCCCAATTCTCTGCATTTGGATACAAATGGCAGTATGGTCTCGGCAACTGGAGATTTTGCACCAATACGGAGATTCCCGCAGAATGTGACAAAGATCTCATTTCTCATAGCATTGGAATCAATGGATTTTATCCATGGGTGGATAAAAATCGAAGTTATATGGCCATCTTAGCAGTCAATAATATCGGAAGAAAAAATGGATTGAGTTTGTTACCAGCTTCCTCAACCTCATTATTCTTCGCAGAAACAGTAAGGCCTCTCATACATTTACAAATAGGTAAGTAA
- a CDS encoding class I SAM-dependent methyltransferase: MKRSVNFSFHQMVRIPEPELMEDPTQVESYAKADFETAHSFLIRKFQDRLPQRFTPESILDLGCGPGDMSFRLYSQFPNANFTFLDGSEFMLDLCKKRIDTFVSKKRNNKIVFKKELVQGFVPESPYDLVFSNSLLHHLLDPFEFWGAIQRSIHNDSFIFISDLMRPDSLNQANHLVERYANDEPEVLKTDFYNSLLAAYRIEEVKEMLEIVRLDQKLNLEPITDRHWICYSKPRL, translated from the coding sequence ATGAAACGATCTGTAAACTTTTCCTTTCACCAGATGGTTCGGATTCCTGAACCAGAACTTATGGAAGACCCTACACAAGTAGAGTCTTATGCCAAAGCTGATTTTGAAACGGCTCATTCGTTTCTCATTCGCAAATTTCAAGATAGACTTCCCCAAAGGTTTACACCTGAATCCATTCTGGATTTAGGTTGTGGGCCAGGTGATATGTCTTTTCGATTGTATTCACAATTTCCGAATGCAAATTTTACGTTTCTAGATGGTTCCGAATTCATGTTGGATCTTTGTAAGAAGCGTATTGACACATTTGTGTCAAAAAAAAGAAACAATAAAATTGTTTTTAAAAAAGAACTCGTTCAGGGCTTTGTTCCCGAATCACCCTATGATTTAGTGTTTTCGAATTCTTTATTACATCATTTGTTAGATCCTTTTGAGTTTTGGGGTGCGATTCAAAGATCTATTCATAACGATAGTTTTATTTTCATCTCTGATTTGATGCGTCCTGATTCTCTGAACCAGGCAAACCACCTAGTTGAACGTTATGCGAATGATGAACCGGAGGTTCTCAAAACAGATTTTTATAATAGTTTGCTTGCTGCTTATCGGATAGAAGAAGTGAAAGAAATGTTAGAGATTGTTCGTTTGGATCAAAAATTAAATTTGGAACCAATCACAGACCGTCATTGGATTTGTTATTCTAAACCAAGGCTTTAA
- the metG gene encoding methionine--tRNA ligase — translation MPKNILVTSALPYANGSIHLGHVLEAVQTDIWVRFQKLVGNNCYLFCADDTHGTPIMIAAKKAGKTPESMIEEVQKEHYRDLSSFGVSYDNYYTTNSEENKKLSESIYLTLKKKGHIAARNIEQSYCEHDKMFLPDRFIKGTCPKCGAKDQYGDSCEVCGSSYTPKDLKDSYCSICGTTPVLKESKHLFFKLQDFQSQLQTWIEEGSRMNEGAQKKLKEWFTSGLQEWDISRDGPYFGFAIPEEENKYFYVWLDAPIGYMASALNFLKDEKKFNEFWKDGKGEIVHFIGKDILYFHGLFWPAMLMGADYQTPSQLNVHGFLTVNGEKMSKSRGTFVNASTFAKYLDVEHFRFYLACRLGSGMEDVDISFDDFVSRVNSDLIGNLVNLVSRVSTSILDKMDRKLGSLSAEGKSLVSELLSKEEEIREAYESRNYSKVMREITGLGDKVNKYVNDYAPWNLIKTDVEKAREVVTTSLNCAKILFTYLAPVTPKIASSVAHLFQVENLSFLNLKETLEGKVLGPYQMLSKRVEEKNISLMIEETKEAFLKANPEKSKSEPNKSTTSESSASTVSEDGFITIDELSKVELRVGLILEANPVEGADKLLFVKVNLGDKGIKNVFAGIKASYTAEELVGKKVVVVANLKPRQMKFGLSEAMLLASGKDKTLSLFVPDRDANPGDLLK, via the coding sequence ATGCCGAAAAACATACTCGTTACAAGTGCTCTTCCCTATGCCAACGGTTCCATCCATCTCGGCCATGTTTTGGAAGCAGTCCAAACAGATATTTGGGTACGTTTCCAAAAGTTAGTTGGGAACAACTGTTATTTATTTTGTGCTGATGACACACATGGAACTCCCATTATGATTGCCGCTAAAAAAGCAGGCAAAACTCCTGAGTCCATGATTGAGGAAGTGCAGAAAGAACATTACAGGGATTTATCTTCTTTTGGAGTTTCGTATGATAACTATTATACGACTAATTCAGAAGAAAATAAAAAACTATCTGAATCCATTTATCTTACTTTGAAGAAAAAAGGACATATTGCTGCACGAAACATTGAACAGTCGTATTGTGAACATGATAAAATGTTTTTACCTGACAGATTCATCAAAGGAACTTGCCCCAAATGTGGTGCCAAAGACCAATATGGCGACTCCTGTGAAGTATGTGGTAGTAGTTATACTCCAAAAGATTTAAAAGATTCTTATTGTTCTATTTGTGGAACAACACCGGTACTCAAAGAATCCAAACATTTGTTTTTTAAACTCCAAGACTTCCAATCCCAACTCCAAACTTGGATTGAAGAGGGAAGTCGTATGAATGAAGGAGCACAGAAAAAACTAAAGGAATGGTTTACTTCTGGATTACAAGAATGGGATATCAGTCGCGATGGCCCTTACTTTGGGTTTGCGATTCCCGAAGAAGAAAATAAATATTTTTATGTTTGGTTGGATGCACCTATCGGTTATATGGCTTCCGCTCTAAACTTCTTAAAAGATGAGAAGAAGTTCAACGAGTTTTGGAAAGATGGGAAAGGTGAAATTGTTCACTTCATCGGAAAGGACATTTTGTACTTTCATGGACTTTTTTGGCCAGCAATGCTTATGGGAGCAGATTACCAAACTCCTTCCCAATTGAATGTTCATGGATTTTTAACTGTGAACGGAGAAAAAATGTCCAAATCAAGAGGGACATTTGTCAATGCTTCTACTTTTGCCAAGTATTTGGATGTAGAACACTTCCGCTTTTACCTTGCCTGTCGTTTGGGTTCAGGAATGGAAGATGTGGATATTTCTTTTGATGATTTTGTTTCAAGAGTCAATTCCGATCTTATTGGAAATCTTGTGAATTTGGTCTCTCGAGTTTCTACGTCCATCTTAGACAAAATGGACCGTAAATTAGGTAGTCTTTCTGCAGAAGGAAAATCCTTAGTTTCGGAACTATTATCCAAAGAAGAAGAAATTCGTGAAGCTTACGAATCACGTAACTATTCTAAGGTGATGAGAGAGATTACAGGGCTTGGTGATAAGGTTAATAAGTATGTAAATGATTATGCTCCTTGGAACCTTATCAAAACCGATGTAGAAAAAGCAAGAGAGGTGGTGACTACTTCTCTCAACTGTGCAAAGATTCTATTTACTTATTTAGCACCAGTAACTCCCAAAATAGCCAGTTCGGTTGCTCACCTGTTCCAAGTGGAAAATTTAAGTTTTTTAAATTTGAAAGAAACACTTGAGGGTAAGGTTCTTGGGCCATACCAAATGTTATCAAAACGTGTAGAGGAAAAAAATATTTCGCTTATGATAGAGGAAACTAAAGAAGCATTTCTAAAAGCAAATCCAGAGAAATCTAAATCGGAGCCAAATAAATCCACAACTTCGGAATCGAGCGCTTCTACGGTTTCAGAAGATGGATTCATCACCATTGATGAACTTTCCAAAGTTGAACTTCGTGTAGGGTTAATTTTGGAAGCTAATCCAGTAGAAGGCGCCGACAAACTTTTGTTTGTAAAAGTTAACCTCGGAGATAAAGGAATCAAAAATGTTTTTGCTGGAATCAAAGCAAGTTATACAGCGGAAGAGTTGGTTGGGAAAAAAGTAGTTGTGGTTGCAAATTTAAAACCAAGACAAATGAAATTCGGCCTCTCGGAAGCAATGTTACTCGCATCAGGAAAAGATAAAACGTTATCTTTATTTGTTCCTGACCGAGATGCAAATCCAGGTGATCTTTTAAAATAA
- a CDS encoding TetR/AcrR family transcriptional regulator, producing MPRTGLTASEIQDKAVEIAIGQMRAKGFEKVRLVDVAKEMGISHAALYSHFQDKTALFDAVSERWLVKLDEKQDLLVKEKRDPIQKILTWFQNLHRMKLEKVKLDPELYKAFDMAAEESKPFIQTHLSNMHTQMSSLVTEAINQKKIKKRDVNQITEILISAGTAFTHPKLVAQHSDENREPLLVDTIEAVLKGLG from the coding sequence ATGCCAAGAACCGGTCTTACAGCCTCGGAAATCCAAGACAAAGCCGTGGAAATTGCCATAGGCCAAATGAGGGCCAAGGGATTTGAAAAGGTTCGATTGGTAGATGTGGCCAAAGAAATGGGGATTAGCCACGCGGCCCTCTACTCTCATTTTCAAGACAAAACAGCTCTTTTTGATGCTGTTTCCGAACGTTGGCTTGTGAAGTTAGATGAAAAACAGGATTTGCTTGTAAAAGAAAAACGAGACCCCATCCAAAAGATCCTCACTTGGTTTCAAAACCTCCACCGAATGAAATTGGAAAAAGTAAAACTAGATCCAGAATTGTATAAAGCATTCGATATGGCCGCGGAAGAGTCCAAACCTTTCATCCAAACTCATTTATCCAATATGCACACCCAAATGTCGAGTTTGGTCACAGAAGCGATAAACCAAAAGAAAATCAAAAAACGAGATGTGAACCAAATTACAGAAATTTTGATCTCTGCAGGGACTGCTTTCACGCACCCGAAACTTGTGGCACAACATTCGGATGAAAATAGAGAACCGTTGTTAGTGGATACGATTGAAGCGGTATTGAAGGGACTAGGTTGA
- a CDS encoding START domain-containing protein — MTKKQFVLFTLIGVSLLSNISNLVAQSSEWSESKRKKGIQVLTRPFAGSNLDEFLGRTEVDASISQIIALLTDPASCKNLYHQCKELTVLSGTEKKSVVYLRNGAPWPVNDRDLIMDRGFEQNEKTLATVMKIKRLDSNARPTPSGVTRMENFEGVWRIIPQANGKLKIEYQAHFEPGGSVPQSVINLVLTDTPYESLLNVQKLVEEGKHKDAKFDWIKEPIKTNSN; from the coding sequence ATGACAAAAAAACAATTTGTTCTATTCACATTGATAGGAGTTTCCCTTCTATCTAACATATCCAATCTTGTTGCCCAGTCATCAGAATGGTCGGAGTCTAAACGTAAAAAAGGGATCCAAGTCCTAACTCGTCCCTTTGCTGGTTCTAATCTAGATGAATTTTTAGGTAGAACGGAAGTGGATGCCTCGATCTCTCAAATCATTGCCCTACTCACAGACCCTGCTTCTTGCAAAAATCTGTACCACCAATGTAAAGAACTCACTGTACTTTCTGGGACAGAAAAAAAATCAGTGGTTTATCTTCGTAACGGTGCCCCATGGCCAGTCAATGACCGTGATTTGATTATGGACCGCGGGTTTGAACAGAACGAAAAAACTTTGGCAACAGTCATGAAAATCAAACGACTTGATTCCAATGCACGACCTACACCCTCCGGTGTCACCCGTATGGAAAACTTTGAAGGTGTTTGGCGAATCATTCCACAAGCCAATGGAAAACTAAAAATCGAATACCAAGCTCATTTTGAACCAGGTGGATCGGTTCCCCAATCAGTAATCAATTTGGTTTTAACAGACACTCCTTATGAATCACTTCTTAACGTACAAAAGTTAGTGGAGGAAGGGAAACATAAAGACGCAAAATTTGATTGGATTAAAGAACCAATCAAAACAAATTCAAATTAG
- a CDS encoding TIGR04452 family lipoprotein: MRQIFLSILFFVFLTNCMLTEGIGIPTYGAVKGSEAKKRISEAIFEAESTASSFWLAQTGMKGGQGPISPLLLVNGLLAKIIYSYLSNIEDNESFMESSVLQCESDIRTKGALVLGSVYDGLTTVGGVTRDGLLLPEFASCDLEKTGKIITIEPIRF, from the coding sequence ATGAGACAAATTTTTCTATCCATTCTTTTCTTTGTCTTTCTGACAAATTGTATGCTAACAGAAGGAATTGGTATTCCGACTTATGGTGCCGTCAAAGGTTCAGAAGCCAAAAAAAGAATTTCTGAAGCTATATTTGAGGCCGAATCCACTGCTTCCTCATTTTGGCTAGCCCAAACAGGGATGAAGGGCGGACAGGGTCCAATCTCTCCTCTTCTACTGGTCAATGGACTTTTGGCCAAAATCATCTACTCCTATCTATCAAACATCGAAGATAACGAATCGTTTATGGAATCTTCTGTTTTACAATGTGAATCTGACATTCGTACCAAAGGTGCATTGGTTTTAGGAAGTGTTTACGATGGTTTAACAACTGTTGGGGGAGTCACTCGCGATGGATTGTTACTACCTGAATTTGCCTCCTGTGATTTAGAAAAAACAGGAAAAATCATAACCATCGAACCAATTCGTTTTTAA
- a CDS encoding TerB family tellurite resistance protein, with product MAKKIVQNLKQVKGNKKKHPESIQSTLDIESDLHIEYAKVLLSLWSYACHADGQFKKKEGEIVGELVNVLFEPDCLLSGFQTQKKQVLEILSKTFENPLPMKTITKVVSDNDEYALNFFEDAVCIVASDGSLNQEEIRFLEDLANELKINHMDKVRVEKKYLS from the coding sequence ATGGCAAAGAAAATCGTTCAAAATTTGAAACAAGTCAAGGGAAACAAAAAGAAACATCCAGAATCCATCCAATCGACTCTGGACATCGAAAGTGACCTTCATATTGAATATGCCAAAGTCCTTCTTAGTTTATGGTCCTATGCTTGCCATGCCGACGGGCAGTTCAAAAAGAAAGAAGGGGAGATCGTGGGAGAACTGGTGAACGTACTTTTTGAACCCGACTGCCTCTTAAGTGGGTTCCAAACTCAGAAAAAACAAGTTTTAGAAATCTTATCAAAAACATTTGAAAATCCACTCCCCATGAAAACCATTACCAAGGTAGTTTCGGATAACGATGAGTATGCATTGAATTTTTTTGAAGATGCAGTTTGTATCGTTGCCTCCGATGGTTCTCTCAATCAGGAAGAAATTCGATTTTTAGAGGATTTAGCAAACGAATTAAAAATCAACCATATGGACAAAGTTAGAGTCGAAAAAAAATATCTTTCTTAA